In Arcobacter sp. F2176, a single window of DNA contains:
- a CDS encoding nitroreductase family protein, protein MQEFHNQTDITQKNAFLQTQFINWQTQARAYKSYPKFYRRFKLDDYEELQFIKNFGKISYTKKYGKDEVNLRVNPSAGGLYPCEIYIQIRGIKKFLNGIYHYEPIENSLTLIHELSNDGLESYMNIKQQKFIFLLSNVYFRSSWKYDKRAIRYLLLDTGHQLGSIYASLVLEDLEHLFNFRFKKKQLNKAFSFDNYEHFVASIYSSEYKDIETNRLRENIPFVNPCDYYIKEPFIEEFYSHSYHKNFDKLEIDFLKELSKENLQNAIDKRRSVRAFKQEPINKEDFETIMQGIISFAKKYHIEIYFINHLINTLKKGIYKEFKLQKEGDFSEISTNLAFNQKIGGTSSATIFFTSKIRSNYSLALILSGFLAHIIALKATNLQINSTGIGAYFDDEIQNTLITSNNILYLMAVGK, encoded by the coding sequence ATGCAAGAGTTTCATAATCAAACAGACATTACACAAAAAAATGCTTTTTTGCAAACCCAATTTATAAATTGGCAAACTCAAGCAAGGGCATATAAAAGCTATCCAAAATTTTATAGACGCTTTAAACTTGATGATTATGAAGAGTTACAATTTATAAAAAACTTTGGAAAAATTTCATATACAAAAAAATATGGAAAGGATGAGGTAAACTTAAGAGTAAATCCAAGTGCTGGAGGGCTTTATCCTTGCGAAATTTATATTCAAATAAGAGGAATCAAAAAGTTTTTAAATGGTATTTATCACTATGAACCAATAGAAAACTCTTTAACTTTAATTCATGAATTAAGTAATGATGGCTTAGAAAGTTATATGAATATAAAACAACAAAAGTTTATCTTCTTGCTTAGTAATGTATATTTTAGAAGTTCATGGAAATATGACAAAAGAGCTATAAGGTATCTATTACTTGATACAGGTCACCAATTAGGTTCAATTTATGCTTCATTAGTGTTAGAAGATTTAGAACATCTTTTCAATTTTAGATTTAAAAAAAAACAACTAAATAAAGCCTTCTCTTTTGATAACTATGAACACTTTGTGGCTTCCATTTATTCAAGTGAGTATAAAGATATAGAGACAAATAGACTAAGGGAGAATATTCCTTTTGTTAACCCTTGTGATTATTATATAAAAGAGCCATTTATTGAAGAGTTTTATTCACACTCTTATCATAAAAATTTTGATAAATTGGAAATAGACTTTTTAAAAGAGTTATCAAAAGAAAATCTACAAAATGCTATTGATAAAAGAAGATCAGTAAGGGCATTTAAACAAGAACCTATCAATAAAGAAGATTTTGAAACTATTATGCAAGGTATTATTAGTTTTGCAAAAAAATATCATATAGAAATATATTTTATAAATCACCTAATAAATACTCTAAAAAAAGGGATTTATAAAGAGTTTAAACTACAAAAAGAGGGTGATTTTAGTGAGATATCAACAAATTTAGCCTTTAATCAAAAAATAGGAGGGACTTCAAGTGCTACTATATTTTTCACTTCAAAAATAAGATCAAATTACTCTTTAGCTCTTATACTTAGTGGTTTTTTAGCTCATATTATTGCTTTAAAGGCAACAAATCTACAAATAAACTCCACTGGAATTGGAGCTTATTTTGATGATGAAATACAAAATACTTTAATCACTTCAAACAATATCTTATATTTAATGGCGGTAGGAAAATGA
- a CDS encoding NifB/NifX family molybdenum-iron cluster-binding protein, which produces MSSIKITTNDSQEGTIKVAFATTDLENIDSHFGSAKQFAIYEISKEQSTMCEIKKVLEKDTDKTVALLEGVDIVYFTNVGAIAAAKLINNGIFTIKYKEVVSIDEEVKKLKDMLNTNPPPFIKKIIEKKAS; this is translated from the coding sequence ATGAGCAGTATTAAAATCACAACAAATGACTCTCAAGAAGGTACTATAAAAGTTGCTTTTGCAACTACTGATTTAGAGAACATTGATTCTCACTTTGGTAGTGCAAAACAGTTTGCTATTTATGAAATAAGTAAAGAGCAATCAACAATGTGTGAGATAAAAAAAGTACTTGAAAAAGATACGGATAAAACAGTAGCACTTTTAGAAGGTGTTGACATTGTATATTTTACAAATGTGGGAGCAATAGCAGCTGCAAAACTTATCAATAATGGAATCTTCACTATTAAGTATAAAGAAGTTGTATCAATAGATGAAGAAGTAAAAAAACTAAAGGATATGTTAAATACAAATCCTCCTCCTTTTATCAAAAAAATTATAGAAAAAAAGGCTTCATAA
- a CDS encoding NifX-associated nitrogen fixation protein yields the protein MDKKELFKVTLIGQVRALDQFGTWVNKSDEDLLVEKYVRTKEDLKNIPIIADIDEMQIKDIRLVFQAVALAFEKLTGVMCSVVMEMSHEGFGRVVVFAGKIVLAEKFFKDAHRFSFRTYEDLLKEGEKYLVKAEETYNKYKNV from the coding sequence ATGGATAAAAAAGAACTTTTTAAAGTAACACTAATTGGACAAGTTAGAGCCTTAGATCAATTTGGAACATGGGTTAATAAGAGTGATGAAGACTTACTAGTGGAAAAATATGTAAGAACTAAAGAGGACTTAAAAAACATTCCAATTATTGCAGATATAGATGAGATGCAAATCAAAGATATAAGACTTGTATTTCAAGCTGTTGCTTTGGCTTTTGAAAAACTTACAGGTGTAATGTGCTCAGTTGTAATGGAGATGAGCCATGAAGGATTTGGAAGAGTAGTAGTTTTTGCAGGAAAAATTGTATTAGCTGAGAAGTTTTTTAAAGATGCTCATAGGTTTTCATTTAGAACATATGAAGATTTGTTAAAAGAGGGTGAAAAATATCTTGTAAAAGCAGAAGAGACTTACAACAAATATAAGAATGTATAG
- a CDS encoding flavodoxin domain-containing protein yields the protein MANIGIFCGTAGGTSMIVADALAEAFDVEEVINMEEDFDDIDQMLEHDVLFIGSSTWGQGDVYFEWVDPLLEIESDGIDFSGKTIALFGAGDSVKHGEHFCSALGKLYKTFTAAGANVVGFVDANDYKYEYSQAEIDGKLCGLAIDEHNEKDKTEIRVAKWIDSLKEEIPA from the coding sequence ATGGCAAATATTGGAATTTTTTGTGGAACAGCAGGTGGAACATCTATGATAGTTGCAGATGCCTTAGCAGAAGCTTTTGATGTGGAAGAAGTGATTAATATGGAAGAAGATTTTGATGATATAGATCAAATGCTTGAGCACGATGTTCTTTTCATTGGGAGTTCTACTTGGGGACAAGGAGATGTATATTTTGAGTGGGTTGATCCTTTACTTGAAATAGAATCAGATGGTATTGATTTTTCAGGGAAAACTATTGCCTTATTTGGGGCAGGAGATAGTGTAAAACATGGTGAACACTTCTGTTCAGCTTTAGGAAAACTTTACAAAACCTTTACAGCTGCTGGAGCAAATGTTGTTGGTTTTGTAGATGCAAATGACTATAAGTATGAATACTCACAAGCAGAAATAGATGGAAAACTTTGTGGTTTAGCAATAGATGAACATAATGAAAAAGATAAAACAGAAATTAGAGTAGCTAAATGGATTGACTCTTTAAAAGAAGAGATTCCAGCTTAA
- a CDS encoding nitrogenase-stabilizing/protective protein NifW: MKTIEEFYKLRDTEDFFKFFDIDFDQKLINVKRFHMMKEYGTLIKKGLSSISEENKLLEFLKFSLLRVYGDYKNGHSPSAADVWNMYETGKLEGCSSCSPSPTGAGGSCGC, encoded by the coding sequence ATGAAAACAATAGAAGAGTTTTATAAATTAAGAGATACAGAAGATTTTTTTAAATTTTTTGATATAGATTTCGACCAAAAACTAATCAATGTAAAAAGATTTCATATGATGAAAGAGTATGGAACACTTATAAAAAAAGGTTTATCTTCAATTTCTGAAGAAAATAAGCTTTTAGAATTTTTGAAATTTTCTCTGTTAAGAGTTTATGGTGATTATAAAAATGGTCACTCACCAAGTGCTGCAGATGTTTGGAATATGTATGAGACTGGGAAATTAGAGGGTTGTTCGTCTTGCAGTCCAAGTCCAACAGGAGCAGGAGGAAGTTGTGGGTGCTAA
- a CDS encoding nitrogen fixation protein NifZ, with amino-acid sequence MGAKDGFTHKDIVDANTPLHDSVTAGRSGKDEDKPKFGIGQKVKLLKEIVNDGTYPHAPIGAQLMPAGAIGYIKSMGDFLQVIRVYEVHFLGLLDVPVEIVGCREHELEAMEDYRDEVEEELEFMRKHREKYYSKD; translated from the coding sequence GTGGGTGCTAAAGATGGATTTACACATAAAGATATCGTAGATGCTAACACACCTCTTCATGATAGTGTAACAGCAGGTCGTTCAGGAAAAGATGAAGACAAACCAAAGTTTGGAATAGGTCAAAAAGTTAAACTTCTAAAAGAGATAGTTAATGATGGAACCTATCCTCATGCACCAATTGGAGCACAACTAATGCCAGCAGGTGCAATTGGATATATCAAATCTATGGGTGATTTTTTACAAGTAATTCGAGTATATGAAGTTCACTTTTTAGGATTATTAGATGTTCCAGTTGAAATAGTAGGGTGTAGAGAACATGAACTAGAAGCAATGGAAGATTATAGGGATGAAGTAGAAGAAGAGTTAGAATTTATGAGGAAACATAGAGAAAAATACTATTCAAAAGATTAA
- a CDS encoding 2Fe-2S iron-sulfur cluster-binding protein — protein MTTRVEIINDFLAINVKPGSTIQDVVEASGSALPFGCRDGECGTCVVEIEQGMEFISPINEKEVKVIKENCVGTATEKTRLSCQMKIVKPNGVIRIKY, from the coding sequence ATGACAACTAGAGTAGAAATTATAAACGATTTTTTAGCAATTAATGTTAAACCAGGAAGTACAATTCAAGATGTTGTTGAAGCATCAGGTTCAGCTTTACCTTTTGGATGTAGAGATGGAGAATGTGGAACATGTGTAGTTGAAATTGAACAAGGTATGGAGTTTATTTCTCCAATAAATGAAAAAGAAGTAAAAGTAATCAAAGAGAATTGTGTAGGTACAGCAACTGAGAAAACAAGATTGTCTTGCCAAATGAAAATAGTTAAGCCTAATGGTGTTATTAGAATTAAGTATTAA
- a CDS encoding RNA polymerase factor sigma-54, with the protein MAQTLSTSASQKQNLNLSLKLWLPMLQSSLQDLEKHLKNVSYENPFLEIKKPKEFYANFMPQGTSGEFIESLAIYNESLNDVISEQICAPNFSTPNSQKVAMEIICDINEEGYFEGDIEKIAQTCNVYKEYVESIRQRFSLLEPSGIGAKDLSESFLFQLDACDKKIDDELYNFIKKIIKDISHLDKYAAHHRFEDAKEVIKYFNNPPAVNYMNDNVQIIPDFFVDIGEDINIKINHAYYPDLEVKDAFNSKNEGIKEKLKEARDLVNLLGLRKSTLYKIVLLIVEKQISFFVGGELKPYSMQELANEIGFAESTISRAVANKYIECSLGTYPLKHFFSNAVNNKDLSSSEIKNYIKSLVEYEDKEIPLTDQDILDAIQDKFNLEMVRRTITKYRKMLDVPSSKERKKLYKVENL; encoded by the coding sequence ATGGCACAAACATTATCAACCTCGGCTTCACAAAAGCAAAATCTTAACTTATCTTTGAAATTGTGGTTACCAATGCTACAATCTTCACTTCAAGACCTAGAGAAACATCTAAAAAATGTCTCTTATGAAAATCCATTTTTGGAAATAAAAAAACCAAAAGAGTTTTATGCAAACTTTATGCCACAAGGAACTAGTGGGGAGTTTATAGAATCTTTGGCAATTTATAATGAATCTTTAAATGATGTAATAAGTGAACAAATATGTGCCCCAAATTTTTCAACTCCAAACTCTCAAAAAGTAGCTATGGAAATCATTTGTGACATAAATGAAGAGGGATATTTTGAAGGAGATATAGAAAAAATAGCTCAAACTTGTAATGTATATAAAGAGTATGTTGAGTCTATAAGACAAAGATTTTCACTTCTAGAACCAAGCGGAATTGGAGCAAAAGATTTATCAGAGTCATTTCTTTTTCAATTAGATGCCTGTGATAAAAAAATTGATGACGAATTATATAACTTCATAAAAAAGATTATTAAAGATATTTCTCATTTGGATAAATATGCAGCACACCATAGGTTTGAAGATGCAAAAGAGGTAATAAAATACTTTAATAATCCTCCTGCTGTAAATTATATGAATGACAATGTACAAATAATTCCTGATTTTTTTGTGGATATTGGCGAAGATATCAATATCAAAATAAATCATGCTTATTACCCAGATTTAGAAGTAAAAGATGCTTTTAATTCTAAAAATGAGGGAATAAAAGAGAAATTAAAAGAAGCAAGAGATTTAGTAAACTTATTAGGTTTACGAAAATCAACTTTATACAAAATAGTTCTTTTGATTGTGGAAAAACAAATTTCATTTTTTGTGGGTGGTGAACTAAAACCCTACTCTATGCAAGAATTAGCAAATGAAATTGGTTTTGCAGAATCAACAATTTCAAGAGCTGTGGCAAATAAGTATATTGAGTGTTCTTTGGGAACATATCCTTTAAAACATTTCTTTTCAAATGCAGTTAACAATAAAGATTTATCATCTTCAGAGATAAAAAATTATATAAAAAGTCTTGTAGAATATGAAGATAAGGAAATACCATTAACAGACCAAGATATTTTAGATGCTATTCAAGATAAATTTAACCTAGAAATGGTAAGAAGAACTATTACGAAATACAGAAAGATGTTGGATGTTCCCTCTTCAAAAGAGAGAAAAAAGCTTTACAAAGTAGAAAATCTATAG
- a CDS encoding methyl-accepting chemotaxis protein — protein MFNLGKTEEESARLTAMDENYAIISFKPDGTIIHANNNFLNVLGYKLEETAGKHHRMFCDKTYVTTKEYTEFWESLNKGLSQINEFERIRKDGTSVWIQASYTPVKNKSGKVTRVVKFAQDITDAKNVIKAVNKAIDIAKTGIMKQTIQEKTQNEGIENLKNGINDLFEIVSTKVDGDLNKISAALLSFQKLNFTHRIEGNNLGEVAQGLNNLANVVNEMLVENKANGLTLDKGSDLLLANVDKLNQSSNEAAASLEETAAALEEITANIRNNTQNIAKMASNSTNVTTSVSNGEKLAKQTTVAMDEINEQVKSINEAISVIDQIAFQTNILSLNAAVEAATAGEAGKGFAVVAQEVRNLASRSAEAAKEIKTLVENATSKANEGKNIAGNMIEGYKELNQNIQETINLISDIEMSSKEQQTGIEQINTAVTQLDQQTQQNAMVASQAHDIATTTDTIAKLIVSEANEKEFIGKNDVKAKEMNKRTK, from the coding sequence ATGTTTAATTTAGGCAAAACAGAAGAAGAATCTGCCAGATTAACTGCAATGGATGAAAACTATGCAATTATCTCATTTAAACCAGATGGAACAATAATACATGCAAATAATAATTTTCTAAATGTTTTGGGTTATAAATTAGAAGAAACAGCTGGTAAGCATCATAGAATGTTTTGTGATAAAACATATGTAACTACAAAAGAGTATACTGAATTTTGGGAGAGTTTAAATAAAGGGTTATCTCAAATAAATGAATTTGAAAGAATTAGAAAAGATGGTACTTCTGTTTGGATTCAAGCTTCATATACTCCTGTAAAAAATAAAAGTGGGAAAGTGACTCGTGTTGTTAAGTTCGCGCAAGATATTACTGATGCAAAAAATGTAATAAAAGCTGTTAATAAGGCAATTGATATAGCAAAAACAGGTATTATGAAACAAACTATACAAGAAAAAACACAAAATGAAGGTATAGAGAATCTTAAAAATGGCATTAATGACTTATTTGAAATTGTATCTACTAAAGTAGATGGTGATTTAAATAAAATATCAGCTGCCTTATTATCTTTTCAAAAATTAAACTTTACCCATAGAATAGAAGGAAACAATTTAGGGGAAGTAGCTCAAGGATTAAACAATCTTGCTAATGTTGTAAATGAAATGTTAGTAGAAAATAAAGCAAATGGATTGACCCTTGATAAAGGTTCAGATTTACTTTTAGCAAATGTTGATAAATTGAATCAAAGTTCAAATGAAGCAGCAGCAAGTTTAGAAGAAACAGCAGCAGCCTTAGAAGAGATAACTGCAAATATTAGAAACAACACTCAAAATATTGCAAAAATGGCAAGTAATTCAACTAATGTTACAACTTCTGTGTCAAATGGGGAAAAGCTTGCAAAACAAACAACAGTTGCAATGGATGAAATAAATGAGCAAGTTAAATCTATCAATGAAGCAATTAGCGTGATTGATCAAATTGCATTTCAAACAAATATTTTATCTCTAAATGCAGCAGTAGAAGCTGCAACTGCAGGAGAAGCAGGTAAAGGCTTTGCCGTAGTTGCACAAGAAGTAAGAAACTTAGCTTCTCGTTCTGCAGAAGCAGCAAAAGAGATAAAAACATTAGTTGAGAATGCTACTTCAAAAGCAAATGAGGGTAAAAATATAGCTGGAAATATGATAGAAGGATATAAAGAGTTAAATCAAAATATTCAAGAAACTATAAATCTTATTTCTGATATTGAAATGTCAAGTAAAGAACAACAAACAGGAATAGAACAAATAAATACAGCAGTAACTCAACTTGATCAACAAACTCAACAAAATGCAATGGTTGCATCTCAAGCACATGATATAGCAACAACAACAGATACTATTGCAAAACTTATTGTTTCAGAAGCAAATGAAAAAGAGTTTATTGGTAAAAATGATGTTAAAGCAAAAGAGATGAATAAAAGAACTAAATAA
- a CDS encoding methyl-accepting chemotaxis protein — protein MFNIKSLYFRMTIIHYLGMLLLPINALFFTTNTTSQTIQIVIAIALIFHELDERKNGKKLSKELVNFFKNMDNKDAKLKINTSFASEYSEIKNIIDTRDKKQKIKEQEELLFITEAKDILEQVKNGRYNNIIQVKTSNKVLEEFKIVVNDMIINTKKHFEIINNILNEYTNYNYTNDLILKNISDDGEFINLSTSINELKNAITYMLLENKKNGTILQKSSKILLDNAFKLNSSSTKASTSLEETTLVLEEITQNVSKTYEKTIEMSEFANAVIKSAKEGENLANKTNISMDEINEEVSSINEAISIIDQIAFQTNILSLNAAVEAATAGEAGKGFAVVAQEVRNLANKSTEAAKDIKKLVEAANQKANEGKAIANEMIEGYSNLNIDIDKTIELINEVAITSKKQQEGIVQINNSVKVLEKQIYTNSEISSKSNKIATETSNIANTIVEETSKKTFEGKESIFENICA, from the coding sequence ATGTTTAATATAAAATCATTATATTTTAGAATGACAATAATTCATTATCTTGGAATGTTATTATTACCTATTAATGCACTATTTTTTACAACAAATACAACTTCACAAACAATTCAAATTGTTATTGCAATAGCTTTAATTTTTCATGAACTAGATGAAAGAAAAAATGGTAAAAAATTATCAAAAGAATTAGTAAATTTTTTTAAAAATATGGATAATAAAGATGCAAAACTTAAAATAAATACTTCTTTTGCAAGTGAATACTCTGAAATAAAAAATATTATTGATACAAGAGATAAAAAACAAAAAATCAAAGAACAAGAAGAACTCTTATTTATTACAGAAGCAAAAGATATCCTAGAACAGGTCAAAAATGGTAGATATAATAATATTATTCAAGTAAAAACTTCAAATAAAGTATTGGAAGAATTTAAGATAGTTGTTAATGATATGATAATAAATACAAAAAAACATTTTGAGATTATTAATAATATTCTTAATGAATATACTAATTACAACTACACAAATGATTTAATTTTAAAAAATATTTCAGATGATGGTGAGTTTATAAATTTATCAACTTCAATTAATGAACTTAAAAATGCAATTACTTATATGTTATTAGAAAATAAAAAAAATGGTACTATCTTACAAAAATCATCTAAAATTTTATTAGATAATGCTTTTAAACTAAATAGCTCTTCAACAAAAGCATCTACAAGCTTAGAAGAGACAACACTTGTATTAGAAGAAATCACACAAAATGTTAGTAAAACATACGAAAAAACAATTGAAATGTCTGAATTTGCAAATGCAGTTATAAAATCTGCAAAAGAGGGAGAGAACCTTGCAAATAAAACTAATATTTCTATGGATGAGATCAATGAAGAAGTAAGTTCGATAAATGAAGCAATAAGTATCATTGATCAAATTGCATTTCAAACTAACATTTTATCACTAAATGCCGCCGTTGAAGCTGCAACTGCAGGAGAAGCAGGAAAAGGATTTGCAGTAGTTGCCCAAGAAGTAAGAAATCTTGCAAATAAAAGTACAGAAGCGGCAAAGGATATAAAAAAACTAGTTGAAGCTGCAAATCAAAAAGCCAATGAAGGAAAAGCTATCGCAAATGAGATGATAGAGGGATATTCAAATTTAAACATTGATATTGATAAAACAATAGAATTGATTAATGAAGTGGCAATTACTTCTAAAAAACAACAAGAAGGTATAGTTCAAATTAACAATTCCGTAAAAGTTTTAGAAAAACAAATTTATACAAACTCAGAAATATCTTCTAAATCAAATAAAATTGCAACTGAAACATCAAATATTGCAAATACTATTGTTGAAGAGACAAGTAAAAAAACTTTTGAAGGAAAAGAAAGTATCTTTGAAAATATATGTGCTTAA
- a CDS encoding DUF4118 domain-containing protein, whose translation MMNLLFPYRKYNYILKALGILLIITIISHIFRSSLDIINIALIHIIPVIVVAIHGKGKATFFMTILCVVLLNFLYIPPIYSFSVHNELYIWSFLIFGIVGWIITYQAKSISNQMKQNELRESLLHIISHDLRTPLSTIHGSINLILSNNELTETNKNNLLEDINYASIRMERLITNILDSTRLSSGNINLKLQWCDFEDIVGVALDEFSQKQSDEKVIVNIEETGLFWGDNTLLTQLVVNLLDNAFKYSSTNAKIDFEVIDCNNYIKIQVFNETEFIDEEKLKNIFDKFYRVEDTNDISGSGIGLAICKSIVKLHNGEIKAISQNNGILIEINLPVLKRAKLI comes from the coding sequence ATGATGAATCTACTTTTCCCATATAGAAAATATAATTACATACTAAAAGCCTTAGGAATTTTATTAATCATTACTATTATTAGTCACATATTTAGAAGCTCTTTAGACATCATAAACATAGCACTTATACATATTATTCCTGTTATTGTAGTAGCTATTCATGGAAAAGGTAAAGCTACTTTTTTTATGACAATTCTTTGTGTAGTTCTTCTAAATTTTTTATACATTCCCCCAATATATAGCTTTTCTGTGCACAATGAACTCTATATTTGGAGTTTTTTGATTTTTGGAATTGTTGGGTGGATAATTACTTATCAAGCAAAAAGCATAAGCAATCAAATGAAACAAAATGAATTAAGAGAGAGTTTATTACATATTATTTCCCATGATTTAAGAACTCCCTTATCAACTATTCATGGAAGTATTAATTTAATATTATCAAACAATGAGTTAACTGAAACAAATAAAAATAACCTACTAGAAGATATAAATTATGCTTCTATTAGAATGGAAAGACTTATTACAAATATTCTTGATAGTACTAGATTATCAAGTGGCAATATTAATTTAAAACTTCAATGGTGTGATTTCGAAGATATTGTGGGAGTTGCCTTAGATGAATTTTCTCAAAAACAAAGTGATGAAAAAGTAATAGTAAATATTGAAGAGACAGGACTATTTTGGGGAGATAATACTTTACTTACTCAATTAGTAGTAAATTTACTTGATAATGCATTTAAATATTCATCTACCAATGCAAAAATAGATTTTGAAGTGATTGATTGCAATAATTATATAAAAATTCAAGTATTTAACGAAACAGAATTTATAGATGAAGAAAAATTAAAAAATATTTTTGATAAATTTTATAGGGTAGAAGATACCAATGATATCTCAGGTAGTGGTATTGGTTTGGCTATTTGTAAAAGTATAGTTAAACTTCATAATGGAGAGATTAAAGCTATTTCACAAAATAATGGCATACTAATAGAGATAAATCTACCCGTATTAAAAAGAGCAAAACTAATATGA
- a CDS encoding response regulator, protein MKELIHIIEDDSSVKKLLEITFKEYAFNFISSESKKNAIMMFLSHNPSLLIVDLGLPDGDGKDLIKQIREISKVPIIVLTARHDEKEIVAALDVGADDYITKPFSVNELLARIRANLRRNITKEEIDNKFICNDLDLDISTRTIKFKKEVLKLTPIEYELLKYFMINANKTLTHKQILNEVWGTGYQTEMQYLRTYVNTLRKKIEQNSTRPKYIKTESGIGYRFSYSEN, encoded by the coding sequence ATGAAAGAGTTAATACATATAATAGAAGATGATTCTTCTGTAAAAAAATTATTAGAAATAACATTTAAAGAGTATGCTTTTAATTTTATTTCAAGTGAAAGCAAGAAAAATGCTATAATGATGTTCTTAAGTCATAATCCAAGTCTTCTTATAGTTGATTTAGGACTACCAGATGGTGATGGGAAAGATTTAATAAAACAAATTAGAGAAATATCAAAAGTACCAATTATCGTTCTAACAGCAAGACATGATGAAAAAGAAATTGTGGCTGCTTTAGATGTTGGAGCAGATGATTATATTACAAAACCATTTTCAGTAAATGAGCTATTGGCAAGAATAAGGGCAAATTTAAGAAGAAATATTACAAAAGAAGAGATTGATAATAAATTTATTTGCAATGACTTAGATTTGGATATTAGTACAAGAACTATCAAATTCAAAAAAGAAGTACTAAAACTAACCCCTATTGAATATGAGTTGTTAAAATATTTTATGATAAATGCAAACAAAACCTTAACCCATAAACAAATTCTAAATGAAGTATGGGGAACAGGTTATCAAACTGAAATGCAATATTTAAGAACTTATGTAAATACTTTAAGAAAAAAAATAGAACAAAACAGTACTAGACCAAAATATATAAAAACTGAGTCTGGAATTGGTTATAGATTTTCTTATAGTGAAAATTAG